The following proteins are encoded in a genomic region of Paenibacillus sp. FSL H3-0469:
- a CDS encoding glycosyl hydrolase family 18 protein, producing MDRRQRQRRVTKRGSLTRRLLGLVIIAAAAFWVVYYVLPNRQHLDPDWKGLDKPIFVKGQLTGYSASGTGDGLLLPLPFLQEYVDPSIRYEKESKSVILSTDSSLLYMQEESKAAALNNEPLQLRLAPEVKDKVTYLPADTLENLYGFEIEEDTATGAVLLMTAGESVPLGKVKGKEGGKTKALRSEPSVHAPIFADMNPGDVVRIWNTDTKDWVYAQLDNGYSGYAQADDITEDGTRTVEKKPETPTRAERSWKGKPVNMFWEAVYERKPNPAKFAALPGINVVSPTWFSIIDVKGNVRSQADRSYVDWAHNHGMEVWGLLSNSFEPDLTTGALSTYDNRMNAIVQMLKYADLYNLDGINIDFENVYTKDGPNVTQFMRELKPMAQSRNLIVSIDVTPKSKSEMWSLFLDRPALAAVSDFLVVMAYDEHWAASPVAGSVASLPWVKTSMNRIIEEDKVPSEKLILGVPLYTRIWTEATEKGKTKVSSKAVSMNAVKEIIAEKKLTPVFDKEAGQNYVEYKEDDVLRKIWIEDSTSLTARVELAQSLKLGGVAAWNRSFASPEAWEALKGIIK from the coding sequence TTGGACAGAAGACAGAGACAAAGACGCGTCACGAAGCGTGGAAGTCTTACTCGCCGCTTATTGGGACTTGTCATCATAGCCGCCGCAGCCTTTTGGGTTGTTTATTATGTACTGCCGAACCGCCAGCATCTGGACCCGGACTGGAAGGGCCTGGACAAGCCGATTTTTGTGAAGGGACAGCTTACCGGCTATTCAGCATCGGGCACAGGGGACGGACTGCTTTTACCGCTGCCTTTTTTGCAGGAATATGTAGATCCTTCTATCCGCTATGAAAAAGAGAGCAAATCAGTTATCCTCTCAACGGACAGCAGTCTGTTGTACATGCAGGAGGAATCCAAGGCCGCAGCTCTGAACAATGAACCTCTGCAGCTTCGCCTTGCTCCCGAGGTTAAAGATAAAGTGACCTATCTTCCGGCAGATACACTGGAGAATCTGTACGGCTTCGAGATCGAAGAGGATACAGCTACTGGTGCGGTGCTGCTTATGACTGCGGGAGAATCGGTGCCGCTTGGCAAGGTGAAGGGCAAAGAAGGCGGCAAAACGAAAGCCCTGCGCAGTGAACCCTCGGTGCATGCACCGATTTTTGCAGATATGAATCCTGGGGATGTCGTACGAATCTGGAATACGGACACCAAGGACTGGGTATACGCCCAGCTTGATAACGGTTATTCGGGCTACGCCCAGGCGGATGATATTACCGAAGACGGTACCCGAACGGTAGAAAAAAAGCCCGAAACACCTACACGAGCTGAACGCAGCTGGAAGGGCAAGCCGGTTAACATGTTCTGGGAAGCCGTGTACGAACGCAAGCCGAACCCGGCCAAATTTGCAGCCTTGCCTGGAATTAACGTGGTTAGCCCCACCTGGTTCAGTATTATTGATGTGAAGGGGAATGTACGCAGCCAGGCGGACCGCTCTTATGTGGATTGGGCGCATAATCATGGTATGGAAGTATGGGGGCTGCTGAGCAACAGCTTTGAACCAGACTTGACTACTGGAGCCTTATCTACGTACGACAATCGGATGAATGCCATTGTGCAGATGCTTAAGTATGCAGACCTGTATAACTTAGACGGGATTAATATCGACTTCGAGAATGTGTACACCAAGGATGGACCGAACGTAACCCAGTTCATGCGGGAACTGAAGCCGATGGCCCAGAGCCGGAATCTGATTGTCTCTATTGACGTAACGCCGAAATCTAAGAGCGAGATGTGGTCCCTGTTCCTCGACCGTCCGGCGCTTGCCGCCGTATCCGACTTCCTGGTTGTAATGGCCTACGATGAGCACTGGGCAGCCAGTCCGGTTGCGGGATCAGTAGCCTCTCTACCATGGGTTAAGACCTCTATGAACCGGATTATCGAGGAGGATAAGGTGCCGTCAGAGAAGCTGATTCTGGGAGTGCCGCTCTATACGCGGATCTGGACGGAAGCCACCGAGAAGGGCAAGACCAAAGTAAGCTCCAAGGCCGTCAGCATGAATGCGGTCAAGGAGATCATTGCCGAGAAGAAGCTGACACCGGTATTCGATAAGGAAGCCGGACAGAACTACGTGGAGTATAAGGAAGATGATGTTCTCCGCAAAATCTGGATCGAGGACAGCACCTCGCTCACAGCCAGGGTAGAGCTGGCCCAGTCCTTGAAGCTGGGCGGTGTGGCAGCCTGGAACCGGAGCTTCGCCAGTCCGGAGGCATGGGAAGCGTTGAAGGGAATTATTAAATAA
- a CDS encoding DUF4097 family beta strand repeat-containing protein: MNSGYQNHEELPVREEENGAGMPLSEADGELKAPYIPPRPKRRPRKRKFIAGLLAAVLPGTGHLYLGLLRKGISVIFLIVLDIVALLYFSSIGMQINVPLLILLGLLIPVLYFYNVFDALQTADRILRYPEEHDPEELETMSASTTSRRRVRISEPGISFGLLLLIGGALLFLFQQRPPWLREFIETSAGAAASVVLIGLGLLMGIREMARDSIARQDKERKKRRIGRYTASVTLAAVGILLLLDWRDGTDYMMLLLKWWPIIPVLWGVEYLLIYILFRRLKQNGTAGRARMDLRGLFSAVILAACVFIVTEQEHYLHLWNKVSLNLTVAAVDYGEAEGSSYTKAPVMVPVELNTSKVNIDAINGDILIHRAAVEDIEITATVWVDQLDGVLAESIADQSFVEVTEGTTIKITPQSKAYGESGKRQPRINLDISLPEDRRFDLNVRTMNGGITLQNVEAIADISLETGNGELILHRIYGNVKGKTLNGAVRARDVLGNVELGTSGGDMGAWDVRGALKLSTAVGNITAYDSGDALDLSTKNGNVEVSGARAKLHAESLNGRISIRSGDFGGDWDIYSAVGDIELFLPLTGNYTVEGSSGYGDIVTDLPGLVIDKKVLSGQIGTGEFKLRVDGNSNLNVSKY; encoded by the coding sequence ATGAATTCCGGTTATCAGAATCATGAGGAGCTTCCCGTACGGGAGGAAGAGAACGGGGCAGGCATGCCGCTGTCTGAAGCAGACGGAGAATTGAAGGCCCCCTACATCCCTCCCCGTCCCAAGCGCCGTCCGCGCAAACGTAAATTTATAGCCGGCCTGCTTGCTGCAGTGCTTCCCGGCACGGGACACCTCTATCTCGGGCTGCTCCGCAAAGGGATTTCTGTCATTTTCCTTATTGTGCTGGATATTGTGGCACTGCTGTATTTCTCATCTATCGGGATGCAAATTAATGTACCGCTGCTGATTTTGCTGGGGCTGCTGATCCCGGTATTATACTTCTATAATGTGTTTGACGCGCTCCAGACTGCAGACCGGATTCTGCGTTATCCTGAAGAGCATGATCCTGAAGAGCTGGAGACCATGAGTGCCAGTACAACCTCAAGACGCCGGGTAAGGATCAGCGAGCCGGGGATCTCCTTTGGCCTCCTGCTGCTTATCGGCGGGGCGCTGCTCTTTCTTTTCCAGCAAAGGCCACCCTGGCTTCGGGAATTTATTGAGACCTCTGCCGGTGCTGCCGCCTCCGTGGTGCTGATAGGACTTGGCTTGCTTATGGGAATCAGAGAAATGGCCAGGGACTCCATAGCGCGTCAGGACAAGGAGCGTAAGAAACGGCGGATCGGCAGATATACGGCCTCAGTAACGCTGGCTGCTGTCGGAATCCTGCTTCTTCTGGACTGGCGCGATGGAACAGATTATATGATGCTGCTGCTCAAATGGTGGCCCATCATTCCGGTATTATGGGGAGTAGAGTATCTGCTGATCTATATTCTTTTCCGCCGGCTGAAGCAGAATGGTACGGCTGGAAGAGCGCGGATGGATCTGCGGGGATTGTTCTCTGCGGTAATACTGGCTGCCTGTGTGTTTATCGTAACCGAGCAGGAGCACTATCTGCATTTGTGGAATAAGGTGAGTCTTAACCTGACCGTGGCGGCGGTCGATTACGGGGAAGCGGAAGGAAGCTCTTATACGAAGGCTCCGGTAATGGTGCCGGTCGAACTGAACACCTCCAAGGTCAATATTGACGCTATTAATGGAGACATTCTCATTCACCGGGCTGCTGTGGAGGATATCGAGATTACGGCAACCGTATGGGTGGACCAGTTGGACGGGGTACTGGCTGAATCCATAGCCGATCAGTCTTTTGTCGAGGTGACAGAGGGCACAACGATCAAGATTACACCCCAGAGTAAGGCGTACGGTGAATCCGGCAAACGCCAGCCGCGGATCAACCTCGATATCTCCCTGCCGGAAGACCGGCGGTTTGACTTGAATGTCCGTACAATGAATGGCGGAATTACCCTGCAGAATGTAGAAGCTATTGCCGACATCTCGCTGGAGACCGGGAACGGGGAGCTGATCCTGCACCGCATTTACGGCAATGTAAAAGGTAAAACCTTAAACGGAGCGGTGCGTGCCAGAGATGTCCTGGGCAATGTGGAGCTGGGGACAAGCGGAGGCGATATGGGGGCTTGGGACGTCAGAGGCGCCCTGAAGCTGTCAACGGCGGTCGGCAACATCACGGCATATGACAGCGGGGATGCGCTGGATCTGTCCACAAAGAACGGCAATGTGGAGGTCTCCGGAGCGAGAGCCAAGCTGCATGCCGAATCGCTGAATGGCCGGATCAGCATCCGCTCCGGGGATTTCGGGGGAGACTGGGATATTTACAGTGCGGTGGGGGATATTGAACTGTTTCTGCCGCTAACGGGTAATTATACGGTGGAGGGCTCCAGCGGCTATGGAGATATCGTAACAGACCTGCCAGGACTCGTGATTGATAAAAAAGTGCTTTCCGGCCAGATCGGAACCGGCGAATTCAAGCTGCGGGTAGACGGAAACAGCAATTTAAATGTGAGCAAATATTGA
- a CDS encoding DUF2614 family zinc ribbon-containing protein, with translation MKFKSAKINAFRTWGLLLTMLGMGLMIMGTAGIVFWGSAGKVVAAVGLVIGLVSMMASLAIYFWAGMLSTSAVQVECPECHKLTKMLGKTDRCMFCHTILTMDAAQATITAEELEAQQLKH, from the coding sequence ATGAAATTTAAATCGGCTAAAATCAATGCTTTTCGCACCTGGGGATTGCTTCTGACCATGCTGGGCATGGGTCTCATGATCATGGGAACCGCAGGCATTGTATTCTGGGGATCTGCCGGAAAAGTCGTCGCTGCTGTCGGTCTTGTCATTGGACTCGTCTCCATGATGGCCAGTCTGGCTATTTATTTCTGGGCGGGCATGCTCTCCACCAGTGCGGTTCAGGTGGAATGTCCGGAGTGCCATAAGCTGACCAAAATGCTGGGCAAAACTGACCGCTGTATGTTCTGCCATACCATCCTCACCATGGACGCTGCACAAGCTACCATTACTGCCGAAGAGCTTGAAGCCCAGCAACTGAAACACTAA
- the gatB gene encoding Asp-tRNA(Asn)/Glu-tRNA(Gln) amidotransferase subunit GatB, whose translation MRLSMSKYETVIGLEVHVELHTKSKIFCGCSTEFGAPPNTHTCPVCLGHPGVLPVLNRQAVEYAMKAAMALNCTIGDVSKFDRKNYFYPDSPKAYQISQYDQPIGLGGWIDIEVNGETKRIGITRLHLEEDAGKLTHVDGGFASLVDFNRVGTPLIEIVSEPDLRSPEEARAYLEKIRAIMQYCDVSDVKMEEGSMRCDANISLRPAGQEEFGIRAELKNMNSFRGVLRGLEYEQFRQAEILDDGGTVVQETRRWDEAGGKTLSMRGKEEAHDYRYFPDPDLIVLHIGEDWKEAIRSTIPELPDARQARYSEEFGLTAYDAGVLTSSKPLADFFEGSLAFTQDAKAVANWMMGDLLGYLNSNNLELSQVKITPQGLGEMIGLIAGGTISSKIAKTVFKEMLESGKLPAVIVEEQGLVQISDEGAIKRIVEEVVAANPQSVEDYKAGKQKAIGFLVGQVMKASKGKANPGLANTLLAEVLNR comes from the coding sequence ATGAGATTATCTATGTCTAAATATGAAACGGTCATCGGGCTGGAAGTTCATGTGGAGCTTCATACCAAGTCCAAAATCTTCTGCGGCTGCTCCACTGAATTCGGCGCGCCGCCTAATACGCACACCTGTCCGGTCTGTCTCGGCCACCCCGGTGTACTGCCGGTGCTGAACCGCCAAGCGGTGGAGTATGCCATGAAAGCGGCAATGGCGCTTAACTGTACGATTGGAGATGTCAGCAAATTCGACCGCAAAAACTATTTTTACCCCGACTCTCCAAAAGCCTACCAGATCTCGCAATACGATCAGCCTATCGGCCTGGGCGGCTGGATTGATATTGAAGTGAACGGAGAGACCAAGCGGATCGGGATCACCCGCCTTCATCTGGAAGAGGACGCCGGTAAGCTGACTCATGTGGATGGAGGCTTCGCTTCCCTGGTTGACTTCAACCGTGTGGGGACGCCGCTGATTGAGATTGTGTCTGAGCCTGATCTGCGTTCGCCGGAGGAAGCGCGTGCTTACCTGGAGAAGATCCGCGCTATTATGCAGTACTGCGATGTGTCCGATGTGAAGATGGAGGAAGGCTCCATGCGTTGTGATGCCAACATCAGCCTGCGGCCGGCAGGCCAGGAAGAATTCGGTATCCGTGCGGAGCTGAAGAATATGAACTCCTTCCGCGGTGTGCTCCGTGGCCTTGAATATGAGCAGTTCCGCCAGGCGGAGATTCTGGATGACGGGGGAACTGTTGTACAGGAGACACGCCGCTGGGATGAAGCCGGAGGCAAGACCTTGTCCATGCGCGGCAAGGAGGAAGCCCATGATTACCGTTATTTCCCGGACCCGGATCTGATTGTGCTGCATATTGGGGAGGACTGGAAGGAAGCGATCCGCTCCACAATCCCTGAGCTGCCGGATGCCCGGCAGGCCCGGTACAGTGAGGAGTTTGGTCTGACTGCCTATGATGCCGGAGTGCTCACCTCCTCCAAGCCGCTTGCTGACTTCTTCGAGGGCAGTCTTGCCTTCACGCAGGATGCCAAGGCTGTCGCCAACTGGATGATGGGCGATCTGCTCGGTTATCTGAACAGCAACAATCTGGAATTATCCCAGGTGAAGATTACGCCGCAGGGACTGGGCGAGATGATCGGCCTGATTGCAGGCGGGACCATCAGCAGCAAAATCGCCAAAACGGTATTCAAAGAAATGCTGGAAAGCGGAAAGCTGCCGGCGGTAATTGTGGAAGAGCAAGGCCTCGTTCAGATCAGCGATGAAGGGGCGATCAAACGAATTGTTGAGGAAGTGGTCGCAGCCAATCCGCAATCGGTCGAAGATTACAAGGCAGGCAAGCAAAAAGCCATCGGCTTCCTTGTAGGACAGGTCATGAAGGCGAGCAAAGGGAAGGCTAACCCGGGGCTTGCGAACACTCTGCTCGCAGAAGTGCTGAACAGATAG
- a CDS encoding Fur family transcriptional regulator — MGSGVQHALEQLKTTGVRITPQRHAILTYLMEAMNHPTADDIYRALEPQFPSMSVATVYNNLKMFMEAGMVRELTYGDNSSRFDANVSDHYHVICQECGKIEDFSYSTLHEVERQAEQATGFKIHGLRMELYGVCKGCGEKQH, encoded by the coding sequence ATGGGTAGTGGCGTACAGCATGCATTGGAGCAACTCAAGACAACCGGTGTCCGTATTACGCCTCAGCGTCATGCGATTCTAACGTATCTGATGGAAGCGATGAATCATCCTACGGCAGACGACATCTACCGGGCGCTTGAGCCTCAGTTTCCGAGCATGAGTGTGGCAACTGTGTATAACAATCTTAAGATGTTCATGGAAGCAGGTATGGTCCGTGAGCTGACCTACGGTGATAATTCCAGCCGTTTCGACGCCAATGTATCTGATCATTATCATGTTATCTGCCAGGAATGCGGTAAGATTGAGGATTTCAGCTATTCTACTCTTCATGAAGTAGAGCGGCAGGCCGAACAGGCCACAGGCTTTAAGATTCATGGATTGCGTATGGAGCTGTACGGTGTATGCAAAGGCTGCGGCGAGAAGCAGCACTGA
- a CDS encoding nucleotidyltransferase-like protein: MELSNLTLLSGETFEENVLGAVAWRQRGDATFQSALLHDFDMVVLLLHEEQETERIITHSIAGDTRTQSVHVGLSALERAVMAGDNNELLSSLISGEVLWDPKGILAEMRKQLIQFEGPLKERVLFMEFARFLHMYIKSKRYIEAGCTMDAYNCVLIALYHWARIEVSEAGYFPEPAVWGQVKSLNSPVHKLYEELTISTETLDQRIELILLACEFALMSKMEDCCTMLLHILGSRKEAWSIKELLQHSGLSPLQAELPLVLRKLVSRSLIREIASWAVDAGDGHAIRYTL; the protein is encoded by the coding sequence ATGGAACTGTCCAATTTGACCCTATTAAGCGGGGAGACATTTGAGGAGAATGTTCTGGGAGCCGTTGCTTGGCGGCAAAGAGGGGATGCCACGTTTCAAAGTGCACTGTTGCACGATTTTGATATGGTGGTCCTTCTGCTGCACGAGGAACAGGAGACGGAACGCATCATAACCCATAGCATTGCCGGTGATACGCGGACACAATCGGTACATGTAGGGCTGTCTGCACTGGAACGTGCTGTCATGGCCGGGGATAACAACGAGCTTCTGAGCAGCCTGATATCCGGAGAGGTACTCTGGGATCCGAAGGGAATCTTGGCGGAGATGCGCAAGCAGCTCATTCAGTTTGAGGGCCCGCTTAAAGAACGGGTGCTGTTTATGGAATTCGCCCGTTTTTTACATATGTATATTAAGTCCAAGCGTTACATTGAAGCAGGCTGTACCATGGATGCCTATAATTGCGTACTCATTGCCTTGTATCATTGGGCGCGCATTGAAGTGAGTGAAGCGGGGTATTTCCCGGAACCGGCAGTATGGGGACAGGTGAAAAGCCTGAACTCACCGGTCCATAAGCTATATGAAGAATTGACTATCAGCACAGAGACGCTGGACCAGAGAATCGAGCTTATCCTGCTTGCCTGTGAATTTGCCCTCATGTCAAAAATGGAGGATTGCTGTACCATGCTGCTTCATATCCTGGGCAGCCGTAAGGAGGCGTGGAGTATTAAGGAGCTTCTGCAGCATTCGGGGCTCAGCCCGCTCCAGGCAGAATTGCCGCTTGTGCTTCGCAAGCTGGTATCCCGTTCATTAATTCGGGAGATCGCCTCGTGGGCAGTGGATGCCGGAGATGGTCATGCCATTCGTTATACGCTCTAA
- the araA gene encoding L-arabinose isomerase — protein sequence MLQAKPYVFWFVTGSQGLYGEDVLAQVEENSRTMVAELNREGGLPYPVEFRETVTAPEAILRVCLEANSSGTCAGVITWMHTFSPAKMWISGLTQLRKPLLHLHTQFNVEIPWDSIDMEFMNLNQAAHGDREFGFIGARLRMPRKIIAGHWKDEEVRARIGGWMKTAAGYTGSQTMRIARFGDNMRDVAVTEGDKVEAQIKLGWTVNGYPAGDLAERVRSVSEARLRQLMDEYAELYDFTDQGRTDGAEREAIREQARMEIALGEFLEEGGYTAFVTSFQDLHGLKQLPGLAAQRLMAAGYGFGGEGDWKTAALVRMMKIMAGNQGTSFMEDYTYHLQKGNEMVLGSHMLEVCPSLAADRPRIEVHPLFVGGKEAPARLIFNGASGPGINVTLVDMGDRFRLIINEVNAVRNEHSMPHLPVARLLWQPEPSLTGASEAWILAGGAHHFAFSFHTTSEQLRDWARMAGIECLVIDASSTLASIENELRWNDLYYRLNH from the coding sequence ATGCTGCAGGCTAAGCCTTATGTATTCTGGTTCGTAACAGGGAGCCAGGGATTATACGGGGAGGATGTACTGGCGCAAGTGGAGGAGAACTCCCGGACAATGGTTGCCGAGTTAAACCGCGAAGGAGGCCTTCCGTATCCGGTAGAATTCCGGGAAACAGTCACAGCTCCGGAAGCGATTCTGCGGGTTTGTCTTGAAGCGAATTCCAGCGGAACCTGTGCGGGGGTAATCACCTGGATGCACACCTTCTCACCGGCCAAAATGTGGATCTCGGGGCTGACCCAGCTGCGCAAGCCGCTGTTGCATCTGCATACCCAGTTCAATGTCGAGATTCCTTGGGACAGTATAGACATGGAATTTATGAACCTCAATCAGGCGGCGCACGGCGACCGTGAGTTCGGGTTCATCGGTGCCCGCCTGCGGATGCCGAGGAAGATTATTGCCGGCCACTGGAAGGATGAAGAGGTGCGTGCAAGAATCGGAGGGTGGATGAAGACGGCAGCGGGCTATACCGGGAGCCAGACGATGAGGATCGCAAGGTTCGGCGACAACATGCGTGATGTTGCAGTTACAGAAGGCGATAAGGTGGAGGCGCAAATCAAGTTAGGATGGACGGTCAACGGTTATCCGGCCGGCGATCTGGCTGAACGGGTTCGGAGTGTAAGCGAAGCCAGGCTGCGCCAGCTTATGGATGAATACGCCGAATTGTACGACTTTACGGATCAGGGACGTACGGATGGTGCTGAACGGGAAGCGATTCGTGAACAGGCGCGGATGGAGATTGCGCTGGGTGAATTTTTGGAGGAGGGCGGATATACAGCGTTCGTGACCAGCTTTCAGGACCTGCATGGCTTGAAGCAATTGCCTGGACTGGCGGCTCAGCGGCTGATGGCGGCAGGCTATGGCTTCGGCGGTGAAGGGGATTGGAAGACGGCTGCGCTGGTACGGATGATGAAGATTATGGCCGGTAACCAAGGCACCTCATTCATGGAGGATTACACCTATCATCTGCAAAAAGGCAATGAAATGGTACTGGGTTCACATATGCTGGAGGTCTGTCCGTCTCTGGCTGCCGACAGACCGAGAATTGAAGTGCATCCCTTGTTTGTAGGCGGCAAGGAGGCTCCGGCGCGGCTGATTTTTAACGGAGCAAGCGGCCCGGGAATCAATGTCACGCTGGTGGATATGGGCGACCGGTTCCGTCTGATCATCAATGAAGTGAATGCCGTGCGGAATGAACACAGCATGCCTCATCTGCCGGTAGCGCGCCTGCTCTGGCAACCGGAACCCTCCTTGACCGGGGCTTCGGAAGCCTGGATTCTGGCCGGCGGTGCACATCACTTCGCCTTTTCCTTCCATACCACAAGTGAACAGCTCCGGGATTGGGCGCGCATGGCAGGAATCGAGTGTCTCGTCATTGACGCCTCCAGCACTTTGGCTTCAATTGAAAATGAGCTGCGCTGGAATGACCTGTATTACCGGTTGAATCATTAG
- the gatC gene encoding Asp-tRNA(Asn)/Glu-tRNA(Gln) amidotransferase subunit GatC codes for MSITVKDVQHVAKLARLQLSPEEEATFTEQMNAILQYAEKLNELDTENVPPTTHVLQVSNVMRDDVVKESLTQEAALLNAPEDEEGHFKVPAVLE; via the coding sequence ATGAGCATTACCGTCAAAGATGTGCAGCATGTGGCCAAGCTGGCCCGCCTGCAATTAAGCCCGGAAGAAGAGGCTACCTTCACCGAACAAATGAATGCTATTTTACAATATGCCGAGAAGTTGAATGAGCTGGATACCGAGAACGTTCCGCCGACCACCCATGTGTTGCAGGTAAGCAATGTAATGCGTGACGATGTGGTCAAGGAGAGCCTGACCCAGGAGGCAGCTCTGCTTAACGCACCAGAAGACGAAGAAGGGCATTTCAAGGTTCCCGCTGTTCTGGAATAA
- a CDS encoding GNAT family N-acetyltransferase, which produces MDTIVRLNLQDEFLLDELWSLQHKAYRLEAEIIGFRDIPPLLETRDMLSRVTEDFYGCFDETEELLGAVAVTQESPGKLTVTRMMVSPDHFRQGVAGRLLEFIFARYAEMEQFIVSTGKLNLPAVTLYTKHGFIPVGSEEVVPGVELLEFHRTGRLK; this is translated from the coding sequence ATGGATACAATCGTGAGACTGAACCTGCAGGATGAGTTCCTACTTGATGAGCTGTGGAGCCTTCAGCATAAGGCATACCGCCTGGAGGCGGAGATCATCGGGTTTCGTGACATACCGCCGCTGCTGGAGACGAGGGACATGCTCAGCCGGGTTACAGAGGATTTCTATGGCTGCTTCGATGAGACGGAGGAGCTGCTCGGTGCTGTTGCAGTTACCCAGGAGTCTCCCGGCAAGCTAACCGTTACCCGGATGATGGTCAGCCCGGACCATTTCCGCCAAGGCGTGGCCGGAAGACTATTAGAATTTATCTTTGCCCGTTATGCGGAGATGGAGCAGTTTATCGTATCTACGGGGAAGCTGAATCTTCCGGCAGTGACGCTCTATACCAAGCACGGGTTCATTCCTGTGGGGTCCGAAGAGGTGGTTCCGGGAGTAGAGCTGCTGGAATTCCACCGGACAGGCAGGCTGAAATGA
- the gatA gene encoding Asp-tRNA(Asn)/Glu-tRNA(Gln) amidotransferase subunit GatA, which yields MSLFQYRLPELHNMLNTKAVSVSELTEDSLSVITERERKVHAFLTLNEEGARAKARELDDKLASGASRGLLFGLPAGIKDNIVTQGLRTTCASQFLTNFQPVYDATVVSKLRQADAVTMGKLNMDEFAMGGSNENSSFGAVRNPWDLERVPGGSSGGSAAAVAAGEVFFTLGSDTGGSIRQPASYCGVVGLKPTYGLVSRYGLVAFASSLDQIGPITRTVEDSAYVLQAIAGYDAQDSTSAKVNIPDYLNSLTGDVSGLRIAVPKEYLGEGVDAKVRESVLVALKVLEGLGAVWEEVSLPHTEYAVAAYYLLSSSEASSNLARFDGVRYGVRVDDGGGLLDLYHNSRSQGFGPEVKRRIMLGTYALSSGYYDAYYLKAQKVRTLIKQDFDEVFRKYDVVIGPTAPTTAFKLGSQTEDPLTMYLNDILTIPVSLAGIPAISIPCGFAEGLPVGLQIIGKEFDESTVLRVAHAFEQHTEHHKARPQL from the coding sequence TTGAGCCTGTTTCAATACCGATTACCTGAATTACATAACATGCTGAACACCAAAGCGGTCTCGGTCAGTGAGCTGACCGAAGATTCACTATCCGTTATTACGGAGCGTGAGCGCAAGGTTCATGCCTTTTTGACACTGAATGAAGAGGGAGCCCGTGCCAAGGCACGCGAGCTTGATGACAAGCTGGCATCCGGGGCTTCACGCGGTCTGCTCTTCGGACTGCCTGCTGGTATTAAGGATAATATCGTGACCCAAGGTCTGCGCACCACCTGTGCCAGCCAATTTCTCACCAATTTCCAGCCGGTGTATGATGCGACCGTAGTCTCCAAGCTGCGTCAGGCTGATGCCGTCACTATGGGCAAGCTGAACATGGACGAGTTCGCCATGGGCGGGTCCAATGAGAATTCCAGCTTCGGCGCTGTACGCAATCCATGGGACCTTGAGCGTGTTCCAGGCGGTTCGAGCGGCGGTTCGGCAGCAGCGGTTGCAGCCGGGGAAGTATTCTTTACGCTCGGCTCCGACACAGGCGGCTCCATCCGCCAGCCCGCTTCTTATTGCGGAGTCGTTGGCCTTAAGCCGACTTACGGTCTCGTCTCCCGCTACGGGCTGGTCGCTTTTGCCTCCTCACTGGATCAGATCGGTCCGATTACCCGTACCGTGGAGGATTCCGCATACGTCCTGCAGGCAATTGCCGGTTACGATGCCCAGGATTCCACCTCAGCTAAGGTTAACATACCTGATTATCTGAACTCACTGACCGGCGACGTCTCGGGTCTGCGGATTGCCGTACCTAAGGAATACCTGGGTGAAGGTGTGGATGCCAAGGTCCGTGAATCGGTGCTCGTAGCGCTTAAAGTGCTGGAAGGCCTTGGCGCAGTATGGGAAGAGGTTTCCCTTCCGCATACGGAATACGCTGTAGCCGCTTATTATCTGCTCTCCTCCTCGGAGGCTTCCTCCAACCTGGCCCGTTTTGACGGTGTCCGTTACGGAGTGCGTGTGGATGATGGGGGCGGATTACTGGATTTGTACCATAATTCCCGCAGCCAGGGCTTCGGCCCTGAAGTCAAACGCCGGATTATGCTCGGCACCTACGCGCTCAGCTCCGGATATTATGATGCCTATTATTTGAAGGCACAGAAGGTCCGCACCTTGATTAAGCAGGATTTCGACGAAGTATTCCGCAAGTATGATGTTGTCATCGGGCCGACTGCGCCAACCACAGCCTTCAAGCTGGGCTCGCAGACCGAAGATCCGCTGACCATGTATCTGAATGATATCCTTACCATTCCTGTCAGCCTGGCCGGTATTCCTGCCATCAGCATTCCTTGCGGCTTCGCGGAAGGTCTGCCTGTCGGCCTGCAGATTATCGGCAAGGAGTTTGATGAGAGTACGGTACTGCGCGTTGCGCATGCCTTTGAACAACATACAGAGCATCACAAGGCCCGCCCGCAACTGTAG